One Cryptosporidium parvum Iowa II chromosome 5, whole genome shotgun sequence DNA segment encodes these proteins:
- a CDS encoding DNA topoisomerase III produces the protein MQKKDNTNLFSYKKIRRKTFKKDNSGCNYKPTNFLPNSCIRGDRKTILCVAEKNSVAKEIANILCPEFQSPNKLKSKSKTNVALYFPYEFCGDECNMIVTSVRGHLKQLGFASKYSDWGSVNPVVLLDLSTPVISSILPDCMGIADNLTYFSKISSYLILWLDCDREGENIAFEVLSICLNSNKNLITFRAHFSAITKFEINNAMKKLSFPNRALSDAVEARKEIDLRVGSSFTRFLTLRYSRLFPIPERTLSYGTCQFPTLGFVVSRYKKIINFREEDEWTITLEVKMKIYEGNNKEMSNVIFEWERGKLFDNLFTFIIYETCIENSNARIKEIVNNKILKRKPLPLNTVEMTKIASDKLKFSPIKCINIAENLYRKGYISYPRTETNSFSDSIDISKYIKEQEKSSIFGSFANELLYLNSFSVPRKGCKDDGSHPPIHPVKCLNKEQASSNEEWLLYELITRHFLSSCSEDAVIMETIVKVDISGETFKTKGTVIIEENWLKIYYPFERIKTKILPAFNLGNLAFPYKLFLRKSKTIPPTLLSEAELIDLMDKNGIGTDATMHEHIEKIQVRQYVKKNSKSLLSPTALGVALYNGFELISRKMESKIDKAKLIGETKSLYLNNIPACNLMHFRIRQIIERSIEKITSGEYSRSYVVEQIAAFMKNIYEKMLEFISYLDSALHAYFPKWDASIVMTNGKMVKQNISECGFCGSSINVYEVEKSLNGLPPITEAEGDTIIRISKDAKLAICKNQSKIECNRPLFIPDFKSINITNEYCQFCRFKKIKIEIQNSKKVSLCLYCFSNLEKGIYAKC, from the exons atgcaGAAAAAGGATAATACTAATTTGTTCAGctacaaaaaaattaggaGGAAGACTTTTAAAAAAGACAACAGTGGCTGTAATTACAAGCCCACAAACTTTTTACCAAATAGCTGTATTAGAGGTGATAGGAAAACAATTCTATGCGTTgcagaaaaaaattctgTTGCAAAAGAAATTGCTAATATTCTCTGCCCAGAATTTCAATCaccaaataaattgaaGAGCAAAAGTAAGACAAATGTTGCGTTATACTTCCCTTATGAATTTTGTGGGGATGAGTGTAACATGATAGTTACATCAGTAAGAGGCCATTTGAAGCAACTAGGATTTGcatcaaaatattcagaCTGGGGTTCGGTAAACCCTGTTGTGCTGTTGGATCTATCTACGCCAGTTATTAGTTCAATTTTACCTGACTGTATGGGAATTGCAGATAACTTaacatatttttcaaaaatatcatCTTATTTGATTCTATGGTTAGATTGCGATAGGGAGGGCGAGAATATTGCATTCGAAGTACTAAGTATTTGTTTAAACTCGAACAAAAACCTGATTACTTTTAGGGCTCATTTTTCAGCGATTACTAAATTTGAGATTAACAATGCAATGAAAAAACTATCATTTCCCAATCGTGCATTAAGCGATGCTGTCGAGGCtagaaaagaaatagaCTTAAGAGTAGGGTCTTCCTTTACGAGGTTTTTAACTCTGAGGTATAGTAGGCTATTCCCGATTCCAGAACGCACACTTAGCTATGGAACATGCCAATTCCCTACTCTTGGATTCGTTGTAAGCAGATataaaaagattattaattttagagAGGAAGATGAGTGGACGATCACATTGGAAGTTAAGATGAAGATTTATGAAGGGAATAACAAAGAAATGTCGAACgtaatttttgaatggGAAAGAGGTAAACTTTTTGATAACttatttacatttattatatatgaAACTTGCAtagaaaattcaaatgcaagaattaaagaaatagtTAATAACAAGATCTTGAAAAGAAAACCCTTACCACTTAATACAGTTGAAATGACAAAAATTGCATCTGATAAGTTAAAATTTTCTCCTATTAAGTGCATTAATATTGCAGAAAATCTTTATAGAAAAGGTTACATTTCATATCCAAGAACAGAAACAAATAGTTTTTCGGACAGCATTGATATctcaaaatatataaaagaGCAAGAAAAAAGTAGCATATTCGGATCATTTGCAAACGAGTTGTTGTATTTAAACAGTTTTTCAGTACCGAGAAAAGGCTGTAAAGATGATGGTTCTCACCCGCCAATCCATCCTGTAAAATGTTTGAATAAGGAACAAGCTTCTTCAAATGAAGAATGGTTGTTATACGAGCTTATTACACGTCACTTTTTGTCCTCATGCTCAGAAGATGCTGTAATTATGGAAACAATCGTTAAAGTTGATATTTCAGGCGAGACTTTCAAGACTAAAGGAACC GTTATAATAGAAGAGAATTGGCTAAAGATATACTATCCAtttgaaagaataaaaacaaagatATTACCAGCATTTAATCTTGGTAATTTAGCCTTTCCATACAAACTATTCCTACGTAAAAGCAAAACAATCCCTCCGACATTACTGAGCGAGGCAGAActaattgatttaatggATAAGAACGGGATCGGGACTGATGCTACGATGCACGAGCACATTGAGAAGATACAAGTCAGACAATATGTTaagaaaaattcaaaatcattACTTTCTCCAACGGCATTAGGAGTTGCTTTATATAATGGATTTGAACTAATTTCTAGAAAAATGGAATCAAAGATAGATAAAGCTAAACTTATTGGTGAAACGAAGTCgctttatttaaataatataccGGCTTGCAACCTAATGCATTTTAGAATTAGACaaataattgaaagaaGTATCGAGAAAATAACTTCCGGTGAATATTCTAGAAGTTATGTTGTTGAGCAGATAGCTGCGTTcatgaaaaatatatacGAAAAAATGCTCGAATTTATTAGCTATTTGGATTCAGCACTACATGCTTATTTCCCTAAATGGGATGCAAGCATCGTGATGACTAATGGAAAGATGGttaaacaaaatatatCTGAATGCGGGTTTTGCGGGTCTAGCATAAATGTATACGAAGTTGAAAAGAGCTTGAATGGGCTTCCGCCTATTACTGAAGCAGAAGGCGATACTATCATTCGCATTTCTAAAGATGCAAAATTAGCAATTTGTAAAAATCAATCGAAAATAGAGTGTAATAGGcctttatttattccagattttaaatcaattaatattacaaatgAATACTGTCAATTTTGTAGattcaaaaagattaaaattgaaatacaGAACTCAAAAAAAGTTAGCTTATGCCTATATTGCTTCAGTAATCTAGAAAAGGGCATATATGCTAAATGctga
- a CDS encoding nucleolar protein NOP4; rrm domain containing protein — FYPKIVTMVEKTFRKITDDTDEGKTIFLRNIPFEMSEFSLKELIEGKFGETLYVKIVFSKLTQLPKGVAFVKFKNIESVEKVLEGEKVADRFYNDHIFRHKRKPISDSGNFSAIILPPEIGIQFNGRRIFARLALNRTEIANIESSKLSESSDKLSKNLDLLKKGLILPGMKEAEGISSHDLRLRENSWKEMKIKMSNPNYEVNKYRLCIRNIPTKIKSSELNDILIREISKMRDIEVQNLGHEIVSEFEKSENSNFKKILMSLRRNINSPKKCKLVFKRLINKVNIVRETSSKSSKSRGFAFVNTSSFSLSKSLLEALNNNPKIFTSEKRPIVEFAIEDKRALFIQKKRIENLKRREKKSSEICDKKPRKSYNISKVGRGRRQRIKNAA, encoded by the coding sequence ttCTATCCAAAAATAGTAACAATGGTTGAAAAAACATTTCGTAAGATTACAGATGATACAGATGAAGGAAAGACTATATTCCTAAGAAATATCCCATTTGAAATGTCTGAATTTTCTCTTAAGGAATTGATTGAGGGAAAATTTGGAGAAACGCTTTATGTAAAAATCGTTTTTTCAAAGCTAACCCAATTACCGAAAGGGGTTGCTTTCGTTAAATTCAAGAATATTGAATCAGTTGAAAAAGTTTTAGAAGGAGAGAAGGTTGCAGATAGATTTTATAATGACCATATTTTTAGACATAAGAGAAAGCCTATTTCTGATTCTGGGAATTTTAGTGCGATTATTTTACCTCCGGAAATTGGTATTCAATTTAATGGAAGAAGAATCTTTGCCCGTTTAGCTCTGAATAGAACAGAAATTgcaaatattgaaagtaGCAAATTATCTGAAAGTTCAGATAAGCTTAGTaaaaatttggatttgCTTAAAAAAGGATTAATTCTACCTGGAATGAAAGAAGCTGAAGGTATTAGCAGCCATGATTTGAGGCTACGCGAAAATTCATGgaaagaaatgaaaattaaaatgagCAACCCTAACTACGAGGTCAATAAATACAGGCTCTGCATTCGTAATATTCcaacaaaaataaagtcaagtgaattaaatgatattttaattcgagaaatttcaaagatGCGCGACATTGAGGTTCAGAATTTGGGACATGAAATAGTCTCTGAGTTTGAGAAATCTGAAAATTCcaactttaaaaaaattttgatgTCATTGAGGCGAAACATTAACTCTCCCAAAAAGTGTAAGCTAGTATTTAAAAGGTTAATAAACAAAGTAAACATAGTTAGAGAAACTTCATCAAAATCGAGCAAGTCCAGAGGATTTGCATTTGTAAATACTAGTTCATTTTCTCTCTCGAAATCACTTTTGGAAGCTTTAAACAACaatccaaaaatatttacttcAGAAAAAAGGCCTATAGTAGAATTTGCAATTGAAGATAAAAGGGCATtgtttattcaaaaaaagagaatagAAAACCTTAAACGGCGTGAAAAGAAGAGCAGCGAGATATGTGATAAAAAACCACGTAAATCGTATAATATTAGCAAAGTCGGCCGAGGGAGAAGGCAACGAATAAAAAATGCTGCTTAG
- a CDS encoding ring finger and bbox containing protein (having no plasmodium ortholog) has product MNSSSQLERDVPTNSSEFGKAPDTTGGAIFTSINIANSKQSGNSDILNDDHDEIVPCSYCNQPTYEESYMLLSCLHRYHYSCVLNNISAVTPSGDFMMCKVCGFKSAVLGKTGLPVARDLGLISSKNSLGSIPKAPCSTCQFRTSTVYCIDCCEGFCSKCVKEFHNSVSTLQSHVIRQLDTSNDSEAVQINSAIELVKAAKEEKILSGINGTESNMNTKLIQKKKKQSAEEYCIVHKQTEAKYFCLTCEHNCFCEVCATVGMHRDHKVLMANEAIDCIRDILGKFQHFAIKRISELDSVQDSTSEWKKQQQLFLEEVKPQLETNSSQACQILNENISKFKNELLKEWFDNEDIILKEINDAKKKHDEIKQLITSLHACLDKNDDYFMMNFLHDKYKEVYMWLDKPFNESEFSNFTDPVVCYERIYNMTDRMNRETANLISQQIALNRLSCIFQPRKFQCNFESDIITFDDDGIAIPVLSSEKISYSGGSGVDENNCSDKSIIKIRGELFNDSIFSRKKQDIQIEKSVSLEIIHKEGEEDEFEDNSYDALYEKMVWLHPSNQSINEAHSEINDVVTEEIPSSSENDMRSSLDDVTEFTKNTCNYKALSNTFFTDFSEDESFVSNLCIDLKNECINVLPRFDILYSRKNNPFICK; this is encoded by the coding sequence ATGAATTCAAGTAGTCAGCTTGAAAGAGATGTACCAACAAACTCTAGTGAATTTGGCAAAGCCCCAGACACTACTGGAGGAGCTATATTTACAAGCATTAACATTGCAAATAGTAAACAAAGCGGCAATAGCGATATTCTCAATGATGATCATGATGAGATTGTACCATGTTCATATTGTAATCAACCTACTTATGAAGAATCTTATATGTTACTTTCGTGTCTGCATAGATATCATTACTCCTGcgttttaaataatattagcGCTGTTACACCTAGTGGGGATTTTATGATGTGCAAAGTTTGTGGATTTAAATCAGCTGTTTTGGGTAAAACTGGGCTCCCAGTAGCCCGTGACCTAGgtttaatatcttcaaaaaatagTCTAGGTTCCATTCCAAAGGCCCCGTGTTCAACTTGCCAATTTAGAACTTCTACCGTATATTGTATCGATTGTTGTGAAGGATTTTGCTCAAAGTGCGTCAAGGAGTTTCATAATAGTGTCTCTACACTACAGAGCCACGTAATAAGACAACTTGACACCAGTAATGATAGCGAAGCAGTTCAGATCAATTCTGCCATTGAACTTGTTAAAGCTgcaaaagaagaaaagatttTATCAGGAATAAATGGTACTGAAAGCAATATGAATACAAAGCTGAttcagaagaaaaaaaaacaatcaGCAGAGGAATATTGTATTGTACATAAACAAACAGAGGCGAAGTACTTTTGTTTAACATGCGAACATAATTGTTTTTGCGAAGTTTGTGCAACTGTAGGTATGCACCGCGATCATAAAGTTTTGATGGCGAATGAAGCAATAGACTGCATAAGAGATATTTTAGGGAAGTTTCAACATTTTGCAATTAAACGTATTTCTGAACTGGATTCAGTACAAGACTCAACATCTGAATGGAAGAAACAACAGcaattatttcttgaaGAAGTAAAACCACAGCTCGAAACTAACTCATCCCAAGCTTGCCAAATATTGAATGAAAACATAAgcaaatttaaaaatgagCTACTAAAGGAATGGTTTGACAACGAGGATATTATATTGAAGGAAATTAATGACGCAAAGAAAAAACATGACGAAATTAAACAACTAATTACCTCATTGCATGCTTGTTTGGATAAAAATGACGATTATTTCATGATGAATTTCCTTCATGATAAGTATAAGGAAGTTTATATGTGGCTGGACAAACCGTTTAATGAAAGTGAATTTTCCAACTTTACAGATCCTGTAGTTTGCTATGAACGCATATATAACATGACCGACAGAATGAATAGAGAAACAGCTAATTTGATATCACAACAGATCGCATTGAACAGGTTGAGCTGTATATTTCAACCCAGAAAGTTCCAATGTAACTTTGAGAGTGATATCATTACCTTTGACGATGATGGAATTGCAATTCCTGTATTATCAAgtgaaaaaataagttaCTCAGGAGGAAGTGGtgttgatgaaaataattgcAGCGATAAATccataattaaaattagaGGAGAATTGTTTAATGACAGTATTTTTAGTAGGAAAAAGCAAGACATCCAGATTGAGAAGTCAGTTTCATTGGAAATCATTCATAAAGAAGgagaagaagatgaatttgaagataattCTTACGATGCTCTTTACGAGAAAATGGTATGGCTGCATCCAAGCAATCAGTCAATTAATGAAGCCCATTCAGAGATTAATGATGTGGTAACTGAAGAGATACCATCTAGCTCTGAAAATGATATGAGGTCCTCGTTAGATGATGTTACAGAATTTACCAAAAATACTTGTAATTATAAAGCCTTATCCAACACATTTTTTACAGATTTTTCAGAAGACGAATCTTTTGTTTCAAATCTTTGTATTGATTTGAAAAATGAATGTATTAATGTGCTACCCAgatttgatattttatattctaGAAAAAACAACCCATTTATCtgcaaataa